tatgaagaaaaactaaaataatactaataatacAACAATGGtttatatcaaaaataaataaaaaatataacacaaAAGAAGGTATGTACTAATATACTAATaacaatttcttttatagattatttattttaaaaaaaaagaaaagaataaaaagaattaattatattaatacaggTAGtgttatttctatatatgtgTCTTtggtaaaaacaaaaaaaagatataatacttatattaataataatttttatatagtaaCTTTTATAtcacttatatataattttttaatgatagttatttaactttttctatataaggtttgtataaattttacacaaaaataatttctctACAGTGATTTAaagtaaaaacaatattaGAATATATCCTTAGTTgtagtatatttatataaggtaaaaaatattggaagcatataaaatgaatattaatttattatatcattttttagtgcacatatttattcttagttcataattttgtaatttctattaatatttattattttaaaattatgctAATGATAAATAGaaggatatatatttttatctttttttcagTTTGTTATTTAAAACGAACTAAAGTAATAATGTAAAGTCAGTATGGAAGGTTGTGCTTCCCGGGTaatagttattatttttttaatactaataattttatggaTAAATTGTTTgcttataataaaaaagcaataaTACAACtaacacaaaaaattaatgcttaaaaaattcctaataattttttcgaaTGTAGGACTACAGTGGTTTAGGTTTTGCAGCAGGGCATTACCTTGTGAAACCAGAATTTAGACAAACTAAAAATCAAATTTTATCTGGCCTTGCTTCTTTAggaaaaaagataattaaaGAAGAATTCAGAAAAGAATGCTTAGAACTgactaattttttaattgagAAAAAGGATAAACCTCCACGATTTACTAATCCTAAGAGTTGGGTACCAGTACTTAGgaattattttaaacataaatttGACAAGATTACTCAACATGGTGGATGTCCTATGATTTTTgataagaaagaaaaagatcttctagaattaaaatatgatgcACTAGATTTctgtgaaaaaaatatatcatataaaaataagctAACTGCCTTCAAAAAGGgaagtaataaatatgacTGTAGTAATGATACTCAGTGTATACAAGATTGTACAGAATATGAGACGTGGTTTATAAgtaaaaaggaatattttgAGAGTAATAGAAATCTCGTTAGAGAAAGTTGCACATCTAAAAGCTCTTCATCAGAATTTCCTACAAAACAATGCAACATAATGAATTCTAGaatgttaaataatattccTAAATGCCTACATAAGAAACCACAGGAACCTACTCAAGCACCACCTaaagaaaaagtattaaCCGATCCAGAATTATATCAAGTTAATGCTATAGATTCGCCAGTATCTCAAGATCAAAGTATATCACAAGTGGAGTATCTACCTGACGGCGCATCTAATAGTCCATCTGAAGGACAATCAAACAGTTTGTCAGAGGATACACATTCAGATCCACCTCAACTACAAACAGAATCCGAAGGAAACTCTGAGACAAGTTTAACTAACGTAACAGCAGATACACAATCTGGACACACTGAAATAGCCAAAGATCTTAAAAATTTGGCGCCTGCAGAGGAAAAAATACGCACTTCTACAGTACAGCCTTCAACTGTTCAAGATACAAAAACAGAAAGTATTACAGAACCTATTATGGTATCAACTAAATCACTATATCCTGAAGCCCCTTCTCGTAGTACTGCAGACCCTAAAATTTATGGtaacattaattatatttactttcatatttttgtaataactaaacaaatttatgtatgtatatataaatttaattcagTTCCAGTAGATAATTCACATAACCCATATGTATCATCgtttttaataacatttctaattattattgtgtcttccttttttataaaagtaatataaaattaagtattaaaaacattataaatatttgataattgtaataatataacttttaagtatatttcttttgtattttaGTACGCTCTAATGGGGAAgtttaaaaagaagaaaaatataagaagaaAAGTTAAATTCCTCAGAATACTACTACCTTCGCATTCTGTTAAAAAAGACATACTTTTATCAGATGATCATTTGGATCAGACGATACatgatgatgaagaaatcataaaaaaattaaaaatacatgaacataacactataaataatacaaatatgctaaagagaaaaaaggacAGATCCAAAACTATTATAGAAGTACATATGGAAGTACTTGAGGAATTCAGAAATGAAGAAtgggaattaaaaaaaggtgAATTTTTAGCAGTATGTCTAGAAGAatacaaatatgaaaaacataGAACCTATcctaatttaataaattgtgatcaaatggaaaatattaaatgtagcAATGatattgaagaaaaaaaaattatatggaaTAAATGGATAGAAAAGCACAGAAATCTttctgaaaaattgaaaaaagaagattggtttaataatttgaaaaatgaatggaaaaaagagaaagctATGGTAAATGAAACGGAAGAATTAAacaagaaatatttaaacgaaaatgaaaaaggttCACATTTAGAAAGGGAAAAAGATGCATGGAGAGGGTGGATATCAAACAGAGGTAAAATTGTAGAACATTATTTGGAACAGGACTGGTTAAAGGGATTAACAAATGAatttgataatatattagatgaatatgaaaatgaagGAACTGAAAATAGTGTAtcactaataaatatagaagaaaTGGAACATAACAAAAGTTGcgaagaattatataagtatattaaaaaaaaattattatcaaaatTGTGTGTGCTTGTATTTATGACAATATTAGAGGAGtgcaaaaaagagaaaaatgtagaaaataaGGAATCATATTTAGACAGTTCAATAAATGAATGtaattcagaaaaaaatttagatagGAAATATCACATTATAGAAAATGTTGTTGAAAAGGGAAACAATGTTTTGGAAAATAGTGAAAATACTGAAATTTTTGATTATaaggaagaaaataattttacagaTGAAATAAAGGATTGGATAGGAGAagatgatatatatgtaaattctATATAAACTATGAATAAAGTAGACTAATACGATTAATTAATACAAAACAACAACCTATAAAATGGTAAGGACATGGTCAAAAGGTATCATAACGATATTACAATGAAAACATATTAAGTCAATGAAGCGCATATCTTAAAATTTTGGATACATTAgggaaacaaaaaaaaaaaaaaaatgaaataaattatcaaGCACTGTATATAacgaataaatataattttgtgaCATAAACAGTATTTTTTATGAcaaaatgttattaattataattgtcctatttaaaaaatattctataaTTTATGATCTTTAAAAGTTCACCATGCATATTCGCATTAACTTAAAGGCaccataaaaatatattttgttataattatggTGGTctctaattaatatatacgtatatttcACTTGATatgattaaataaataaatatatatttatttatatgattgAAAAGCATGCTATGAAATGTTTCCGTAAAAATAACGCTACCAAAATAGTTGAGCCCAattgttttaaaaagttgcaaaaaaaggaaatcaaattttattttaattttctaacgcgctaaaaatatatttccgattataaataatagaaaaatagagTAATCTACAGaagtaaattattataagaaaatacatttaaacactatttttcgtttttcctATATTAAGTAATAATTACTAAATCCTAAATTATTAACGCATATTtatgttgtatatatttacatgtatcATTTATTTCTATTGTAGATACAGCTCTACAAAtcgaaataaattatttaagaaaaaaataagaaaagttataaaaagtaattcttattttattttccttatataatattgcaTTTGAaactattaaatttttttctgtgcTATATGTTCTatgtatacaaaataatttctcTACGATATCTTAATCATACTGACGTCTTtacacaaaattaaatatatattttaatggaAGGTTACAAATACTGGTATGTTTGTAAACATATGCAATGAATGTATCTTTCTACTTGTTTTTATAGTTGTATGTGGGAAGATGctaaattaacatatatttatggttttataatttgttcaTAGGAAACAATTTTCTatgttatgaaaaatatagaagcaaaatatatatttgtaaaatggTATTATTATACACTTTTTGTATTGTCAAAATATGAgggttaataattttttttttttcttcttttattctttcgtttttgcttattattttatatatgttttttttctgtgCCAGTATGAGTTAAAATTCCTTTTTCTGAATATTCAAagtttagaaaataaaacggtttttattataataatttctaaTAGAATTGCTCTTAAAATTGCACTTATGTTTATATCatggaataaaatattatatatttttttgggtACATTGGattaaattttgaattataatatttactttttctttttcatttttttggatacaaataattgtattaatATCTTTAATGATGAACTTTTTGTAGTTTATTCTTATACACTTACTATGTACTACTCtaatacttaatatatattaccaaTAAAAAAATCCAGCAACAcgtttaatatttcttctgctctatgtatataatatttaatatatatatataaaaactgtGTTCTACAGATACAAAGTTATTTTATCCAAAAGAACTGAtcaaatatgaatatatacttttttctttttgaaaaacGAAATAGTTTGAGTActgattattatataatatttaatcataatttgataagtatatttatatgtaaaaaaaaaaaaaaaaaaaatgtaggtTTTTATTTCGCGAGTTacatcaattttttttactaacgATAAATTGTGCTAATTTAAGGGCTAAATTACTAGTTCcaaataaattcaataaattcaaatttatttttactttaaatataactataatatatCTCAAAAGTGTTATGCTTTAAAACACATAATAAGAAGTTAGGGTACAATTTCATgagtataattaaataaaattaaaatgctCTGCCAATATACGCATTTGAATTGTGGTACATTAGAATCTTAAACTATTCTTAGGTAGGAAAGTTTTAGTTCTTTTTTCCAtgtataaaacaaatattattgcaagttcaaattaaatttattaaaaaaaaaaattaaataaatacaaaaaaagtatttgACAAAAagttagaaaaaataaattattataaaaggacaaataaacaaatatatataaaaagttaaaaataaaagtgtctatattttatttatgctcctctttttattctttgatctttattatttctactTAATAGATGTGATTATATAATCCAATTTTGTGGGCTTCTTAATATCTTTGATATATATCAGTTGATATTCCGTAAATCATTTGATGAATGAAGTTCATCTTCTACATTTACTACGTTAAATCTTCTCCTGTCAGAATGTCTATAAGTACGTTTTAAGAAGCGTCTTGGTCGTTTGCGTGTACTTAAATCGGTAAAATCAAGTCTATAcctttgttttctttttctatgtCTACATAAACGTGATCCGAAGGGAGtgaactaatatatatatgaaagtaaaaaacatatataatatgtttatttcacaattacaatattttaagaaaaatatgttataaatgGTAACtaataatgtatacatacagcaaaaaataattttgtatttactttaaaaaaaaggtaaaatataaaaataattcccATTACTAGAGTAACTCCTGTAGAAATACGGACAAAAATgttgtttaatatatttgattcATAAATTGATCTTTTCCTTATTCTTTCACGATATACTCTTAATTTTTCAGTAGTCCATCCATTTTTAATATCCAAAGTATACTTCTCTGTaccttctatttttttagcATGACCACCTTCAATCAGTTCTTCCATAAAATTGCACATTGCTAATTCagcttcttttttatttttactcgAACATTTTAATTGTCCGGTTGCAGCAATTTTCCATCTAAAATTATCAGATGCGTCTTTCATAGGAGATACAACTTGTTTTACTTCGGCTCTATCAGAATCtccttcttttccttttgcATCAAGTTGACCTTGTAATGCAGGTCTTCTTGATGGATCTCCTCCTGTTTGATCTGCCCTGGACTCTGAAATCGCACTACCTGAAGAGGATCCACTAACAGATGCTCTTGATCCATCATTTCCAGCTGTAGGCGCACTTCTAGTTAACATGACAGATGCTGCTAATAAATTACAATGTTGACGTCTCTTTTCACCTGGTGTAAGTTCGTGATTATCTAGATAATGGCATGTGCCATAAGTAATTGTGTTCAACGTTTCTAGATCTGATACCATAGAATTTAATTCTTCTTCATCAAAATTAGCTGTAATACTATTTAGCCCATCACAACTTCCATTGCCTTTAGATAGAAATGCAGATAAGATTTCACTCGGATCAAACTCATCTTTacaacttaaaaaataattgtcgCATACTGATTTTCCATACCAACAACAAGAATCCTTCcaattgttatatatatcactgATAGATTTAAggtattctttatatttatcattcgTACACTTATTACAATTTTCACTAGTTTTAATagtgttataatttttaaaataatcataCAAATACTTCTCTTCGACTTTATAATTCAATCCCTGCAAATTCTTAATATCAAATCTATATGAACAATCACTCCTTTTGTAATGAGAGAAAAGATCAAActgtaatttattaaatttattaataacatCTTCGATATCATTATTTGATGCACCTTCTTTAAACAAATTCCATATTTCTTGATATACCCAGTTTCTATAGTGCGAACAATATTCCttactttttttcaatttatccTTATCAaacacatattttaaaagttttgatacttttttacaaagtgtaacatatttttctttgtgaGTAGAATTTATTCCTTCAAATTCAGTACAATGTTGGCCATCAGTCACATCTTTAACTTCATCATCcaattctttatatatattatacggTTTTGAAtccttaaaaattttttcctgAAAATTGAAagtataaaatgaattattcatgtactaaaatatttcttacaaagatttatttttttcatgttacATGTGAAAAGTGACAACTTAATATagtatcattatcattatttcaactaaaaatgaaaatatacataatctACAGCTTCcatttctataattttctttcCCTCTTACAATGTATAtactaaattatataattaaaactgtatatatatatatatatatatatttacgtataaataatgacgacatatttacaattatCACATTTCGagcattttctttttttattagtaattacatccatttacatatttcttAAAGAAATGTTaaactaatttattttataaaacaaattataactgtatcttttttattacattaatattGTTCATTAAAACCGAAATAACTTTAACATTTATGCGGTATAATGGTAAATAGTAAAAGAGAAAGAATGTATTATAGAAACAATTTATTCTCTctctctatatatatatacataagtaattaattcttattatctaattttctttaattgaaaatataaatgttaatataaaaaataaaaaattgtaataccctatcatatatttttgttttcaaggatttttatacttttaaatatttatatatatctaaatatGGTATTCCATCAAAATTACTAAATTTCCTTGTTTAGAAGTTATTTTTCTATTCGTGAATATAATCATCACTCCATTAAAACTATATCTTCTACTCTATATATGCGCATTACCATAATTAACCGAGTtcatattagaaaaattataaaaatgtaattaaaaagagaaatattaagaaaaaaagaaaagaaacacaaacaaataaactttttttaatgacaaaaaatttcacttagaaaatttattttacttataattCCACTATTTAGGTAATCTATATTTAACGgaaatacaaattatttacCTCTATTAATGACCACAATATACTGTAAGTcgatattgttttttttgtttcattattacagttcacatattatatattatgttgtACATCAATGCgcatatgaataaaatgaacTAATCAGAtcaatcatttttaataaaaattttaatgtgtTCATTCGCTTAAAAAGAAggttaaaaacatttttatttttcccgcataataaaaatattattttgaagaTAATTAAAAGGCAAATAGCATAATTCAAATAtagtttaatattaaattttggaaatatatttgcaatatttatttaatttttcgtagaaactaaaaaaatatttaaaacgAACATTATTATGAGGCACAATTTGTATGGAttatttaatactttttatacattttcttttgtttaatgataaatgaactaaaatataatttattatatcagtaaattaagaaaatattagagaatgttttcttatttttttaaatacatatataatatatatatatataacattttgtgttttaaaaataaaaacgtaTAAAATATTGCAATTAGGGCATAAGTTAATTATTAGcatgttttaataaaattataacacataaaaattaagaaaataacattacaaactatattgtatatattaatatacacggaaagaagatttattttctgtcaattttatgcataagagaaaataaatattttttatgttacatattacatttatattttatataatttcattttattttttgtttttttgtttgcatAACTTGCTGGTTCGCATACTATGCCTTTGTTTTgctacataaataaattattttattatgctaatattaatataacttGTTTAagtgcaaaataaaaatgcgaATAAACGTATGTTTTCTTAATGAAGTTTctttagaaaaaagaataaaacttataataatacttCCTTATAcattgaataaaaaaaaataatagtattgTATGTATTTTCAAAAGGTAtcatatgttaatttttatttatattgttcttataatttacttattatgttatatactTTCTTTCGTTAGAGGTATTAACAGCTGTAAGATTACCTTATTGTCACTCATGAGATTACACAGAATTAcctaataatataatagtgGACATTgcataatgtaaataaaatgctttaattatttttgttgaaATATATCTTccttaatttcattttagaaagttttttcttattatgttAGATTATTTAGTTCATATTTTGCGAATCTCCATATGTTAAATTCCATAAATTATACGCTTCGTAATTTCTAATCATAGTCATCATATAATTACCATTAGAtatgcaaaatatttttataatccccgcttatttttatttattactttaaatatattatacttcaatatattatgtataccAAGTGAACCAATTAAtcctttaatttattaatatttaagttAAAAATTCTTCTCAGTCTTATTCCTGTTCTTGCTGTACTTTTTAGTTTAAAGTTAACTTGAAAGGACAATGATAACATTTTCTATATTCTCGAATGTAGGTAGTTATATacagaatttatttttagaaaaatgtgCAAACAATTATTAATTACTTAACATTTTTCATGTTCCAAAGtagataatattttatgaaaaaaagtaatacgTTCGAAAAATAtccaaatttaatattttttccaaaaaatcCTTATCTGCtgatcatatataatatagtattacttattatctatttgtttaaaaataaaatatttaaaaaaaaaaagtatccATTTTTGTTAGCTATTTCGTATGTTCagtttaaatgtaaatatagatatactCTTGGGATGaccaaattataatattactcAGCAGTTAAaataacacatatatttagaGAACTATTAGATATACCcttattattaatgttttatatacatttttgtcgaacattaatttgaaaaaatataaaaaaaaaaaaaattaatttatgaatttattaaattaaaaaatacgtTACATGTaacattttctttaattgAATGATTGTGTTAAAGGAGtatattttccatataattcattcatttaaatttactgtttcaaattatattatttggtATTATAAACTACTTTAGTGCATACAATTAAGCgtaaataattcataaatatttcatttatttgttaaatatttacgaagtcaataaatagatatataaaattatatgcatatacttTTGGTCAAATGAATggataaacaaataaaacacTAATGTAACTCAATTATATAACACcttttaataaatactttATATTCCTATATATCTTCTActaaagatatattaaaaaaatatattatattacttcACCTTTTCACCAATTGCGAAATTTTTTGTAGTTCATTAGAggtttaagaaatattttttcaaagttTAATCGGAGTAATAATCTTTTGTAAATACGTAACAGATATGATGATAAAAAGACTCGTACTAttgcattttatataatcataaaatatataaattatcacaaaagtgttaaatttattagttTATTAACTTCTTATATTTCAGGATAtcactaataatatatataatgtattttacatattaatacCATACAGGGAAAACAAAGCGCGCAATagacatacatacatttcttgtaaaatatttatgcacAAAAAcgtattaatttaaaatgcatatatatatatgctattattctaaatttaaaattctaTAGAATATTGGACGAGTAAATTGATAAACAGTCCAGGggatatattacattatgcttattaattaaataattttttgtgtatGGAGAGATGGAATGAAAAATTCtgtatataagaataaatataaaagtcaAAACACTTGAAGAATAATTAACTAATATTCCATTAATCATTCCCATAATTAGAATTCTCTAATACGTTTATTTAGACGatgctaatatatatacattacacTCACTAGAAAAAGGTAAAGAAATAACTCAAtccaaaaattaatttaaaaaaaataaggatactccttatacaataaaacaaCTGGcacatattattaacaaaataggGCTTTTGTTGTTTCTAATTCGATAATCATGGCAAA
This sequence is a window from Plasmodium malariae genome assembly, contig: PmUG01_00_31, whole genome shotgun sequence. Protein-coding genes within it:
- the PmUG01_00057300 gene encoding STP1 protein, with the protein product MEGCASRDYSGLGFAAGHYLVKPEFRQTKNQILSGLASLGKKIIKEEFRKECLELTNFLIEKKDKPPRFTNPKSWVPVLRNYFKHKFDKITQHGGCPMIFDKKEKDLLELKYDALDFCEKNISYKNKLTAFKKGSNKYDCSNDTQCIQDCTEYETWFISKKEYFESNRNLVRESCTSKSSSSEFPTKQCNIMNSRMLNNIPKCLHKKPQEPTQAPPKEKVLTDPELYQVNAIDSPVSQDQSISQVEYLPDGASNSPSEGQSNSLSEDTHSDPPQLQTESEGNSETSLTNVTADTQSGHTEIAKDLKNLAPAEEKIRTSTVQPSTVQDTKTESITEPIMVSTKSLYPEAPSRSTADPKIYGNINYIYFHIFVITKQIYVCIYKFNSVPVDNSHNPYYALMGKFKKKKNIRRKVKFLRILLPSHSVKKDILLSDDHLDQTIHDDEEIIKKLKIHEHNTINNTNMLKRKKDRSKTIIEVHMEVLEEFRNEEWELKKGEFLAVCLEEYKYEKHRTYPNLINCDQMENIKCSNDIEEKKIIWNKWIEKHRNLSEKLKKEDWFNNLKNEWKKEKAMVNETEELNKKYLNENEKGSHLEREKDAWRGWISNRGKIVEHYLEQDWLKGLTNEFDNILDEYENEGTENSVSLINIEEMEHNKSCEELYKYIKKKLLSKLCVLVFMTILEECKKEKNVENKESYLDSSINECNSEKNLDRKYHIIENVVEKGNNVLENSENTEIFDYKEENNFTDEIKDWIGEDDIYVNSI
- the PmUG01_00057400 gene encoding PIR protein; this encodes MEAVDYEKIFKDSKPYNIYKELDDEVKDVTDGQHCTEFEGINSTHKEKYVTLCKKVSKLLKYVFDKDKLKKSKEYCSHYRNWVYQEIWNLFKEGASNNDIEDVINKFNKLQFDLFSHYKRSDCSYRFDIKNLQGLNYKVEEKYLYDYFKNYNTIKTSENCNKCTNDKYKEYLKSISDIYNNWKDSCCWYGKSVCDNYFLSCKDEFDPSEILSAFLSKGNGSCDGLNSITANFDEEELNSMVSDLETLNTITYGTCHYLDNHELTPGEKRRQHCNLLAASVMLTRSAPTAGNDGSRASVSGSSSGSAISESRADQTGGDPSRRPALQGQLDAKGKEGDSDRAEVKQVVSPMKDASDNFRWKIAATGQLKCSSKNKKEAELAMCNFMEELIEGGHAKKIEGTEKYTLDIKNGWTTEKLRVYRERIRKRSIYESNILNNIFVRISTGVTLVMGIIFIFYLFFKFTPFGSRLCRHRKRKQRYRLDFTDLSTRKRPRRFLKRTYRHSDRRRFNVVNVEDELHSSNDLRNIN